From the genome of Hymenobacter cellulosilyticus, one region includes:
- a CDS encoding alpha/beta hydrolase family protein, whose translation MFCSRTSSAQDVTYQTPPKSIAALADAPSTPRVSVSSNGQWMLLLDNQDMPTIAELSQPELRIGGLRINPKTNGPSRIIYTTKLRLKHLPDGKELLVQGLPAKARITEVTWSPDNTKVAFTHTSDRHVELWLLDVASASARLMPNLFLNSVFGKSYEWVSDSQTLLARAIVGGRGDTPILSPVPMGPTVQENIGKKAPARTYQDLLKNPTDEKLFEFYATAQVVKVSVTGRMQPLGQPGIVQQASPSPNGRYALVKYRHRPYSYTLPYTDFPLQVDILSMEGLVVKTMADLPLADNVPSSFDAVPTGQRGHNWRADVPSTLYWVEAQDGGDPKTAAPVRDKIFTLAAPFENEPQELAALPLRFRDVLWGNANVALVEGYRWADRKEMTWTLNPTTKAAPVVLFDRSSQDTYTAPGTPYTVRNLTGNEVLATDTKGETLYFIGNGASPEGDRPFVDELDVASKKATRWWRSEAPFYEVPVTILDLNKRLLVTRRESQQEAPNYFLREVKSAKLTPLTKFTNPYVAVGNLTKQVLKYKRADGVDLTANLYLPYGYKKEDGPLPTLMEAYPVEFKNKANAGQVKGSPYAFTRLSWGSPIYWVTQGYAVLQGTSIPIVGEGSKEPNDTYVEQLTASAKAAIDEGVRLGVVDRKRVAVMGHSYGAFMTANLLAHTDLFKAGIARSGAYNRTLTPFGFQAEERTYWEAPEVYNTMSPFTHADKIKTPLLLIHGEADNNSGTFPLQSERFYNALKGHGATVRYVVLPFEAHGYAARESIMHTLWEMNTWLDKYVKQPAAAEAPATPEQSAVGAKTEGN comes from the coding sequence ATGTTTTGTAGTCGGACTAGCTCGGCTCAGGACGTGACGTACCAGACTCCTCCCAAGTCTATTGCGGCCCTGGCCGACGCGCCCAGCACGCCCCGGGTGAGCGTGTCGTCCAACGGGCAGTGGATGCTGCTGCTTGATAACCAAGACATGCCTACCATTGCCGAATTGTCGCAGCCCGAGTTGCGGATTGGTGGACTGCGCATCAACCCCAAAACCAACGGCCCGAGCCGCATCATTTATACCACCAAGCTTCGCCTTAAGCACCTGCCCGACGGCAAGGAGCTGCTGGTGCAGGGCTTGCCGGCCAAGGCCCGCATTACCGAAGTCACCTGGTCGCCGGACAATACCAAGGTAGCCTTCACGCACACCTCCGACCGGCATGTGGAGCTTTGGCTGCTGGACGTGGCCTCGGCCTCGGCCCGCCTGATGCCCAACCTGTTTTTGAACAGCGTATTCGGCAAGTCCTACGAGTGGGTATCGGACAGCCAGACGCTGCTGGCCCGCGCCATTGTGGGCGGCCGGGGCGATACGCCAATTCTGAGCCCCGTTCCCATGGGTCCGACGGTGCAGGAAAACATCGGCAAAAAGGCTCCTGCCCGCACCTACCAGGACTTGCTGAAAAACCCGACCGATGAGAAGCTGTTCGAGTTTTATGCCACGGCCCAGGTAGTGAAAGTAAGCGTGACGGGCCGCATGCAGCCGCTGGGCCAGCCCGGCATCGTGCAGCAGGCTTCGCCCTCGCCCAATGGCCGCTACGCGCTGGTTAAGTACCGGCACCGCCCCTATTCCTACACGCTGCCCTACACCGATTTTCCGCTGCAGGTGGATATCCTGAGCATGGAAGGCCTGGTGGTGAAAACCATGGCCGACCTGCCCCTGGCCGACAACGTGCCCAGCAGCTTCGACGCGGTGCCTACTGGCCAGCGTGGCCACAACTGGCGGGCCGACGTGCCTTCGACCCTATACTGGGTAGAAGCCCAGGACGGCGGCGACCCAAAAACGGCGGCTCCGGTGCGCGACAAAATCTTCACCCTGGCCGCTCCTTTCGAGAATGAGCCCCAGGAGCTGGCGGCACTGCCCCTGCGTTTTCGTGACGTACTCTGGGGCAATGCTAACGTGGCCCTGGTAGAAGGCTACCGCTGGGCCGACCGCAAGGAAATGACCTGGACGCTGAACCCGACCACCAAAGCCGCCCCGGTAGTGCTGTTCGACCGGTCGTCGCAGGATACCTACACGGCCCCGGGCACGCCCTACACCGTGCGCAACCTGACCGGCAATGAAGTGCTGGCCACCGATACTAAGGGCGAAACGCTCTATTTTATCGGCAACGGCGCCTCGCCGGAAGGCGACCGGCCCTTCGTGGACGAGCTGGATGTAGCCTCCAAGAAAGCAACCCGCTGGTGGCGCTCCGAAGCCCCGTTTTACGAAGTGCCCGTCACCATTCTGGATTTGAACAAGCGCCTGCTCGTAACGCGGCGCGAGTCGCAGCAGGAAGCGCCCAACTACTTCCTGCGGGAGGTAAAAAGCGCCAAGCTGACCCCGCTTACCAAGTTTACCAACCCCTACGTGGCCGTGGGCAACCTGACCAAGCAGGTGCTCAAGTATAAGCGTGCCGACGGCGTGGACCTCACGGCCAACCTCTATCTACCCTACGGCTACAAGAAGGAGGACGGCCCGCTGCCCACGCTGATGGAGGCTTACCCCGTTGAGTTTAAGAACAAGGCCAACGCCGGACAGGTGAAAGGTTCGCCCTACGCCTTTACCCGCCTGAGCTGGGGCTCGCCTATTTACTGGGTTACCCAGGGCTACGCAGTTCTGCAGGGCACCAGCATTCCGATTGTGGGCGAAGGCTCAAAGGAACCCAACGATACCTACGTGGAGCAGCTGACGGCCAGCGCCAAGGCCGCCATTGACGAAGGAGTGCGCCTGGGCGTGGTAGACCGGAAGCGGGTGGCCGTAATGGGCCATTCCTACGGTGCCTTTATGACAGCCAACCTGCTGGCCCACACCGACCTGTTTAAGGCGGGCATTGCCCGCAGCGGCGCCTACAACCGCACCCTGACGCCCTTCGGCTTTCAGGCCGAGGAGCGCACCTACTGGGAAGCCCCGGAGGTGTACAATACGATGTCGCCTTTCACGCACGCCGACAAGATCAAGACGCCGCTGCTGCTGATTCACGGCGAGGCCGACAACAACTCGGGCACGTTCCCGCTGCAGAGTGAGCGGTTTTACAACGCCCTGAAGGGCCACGGCGCTACGGTACGCTACGTGGTGCTGCCCTTCGAGGCCCACGGCTACGCGGCCCGGGAATCCATCATGCACACGCTCTGGGAAATGAACACCTGGCTTGACAAGTACGTGAAGCAGCCCGCCGCTGCCGAAGCTCCCGCCACGCCCGAGCAAAGTGCCGTTGGTGCCAAAACGGAAGGCAACTAG
- a CDS encoding OmpA family protein: MLGLTLLAFGPRDGHSQNSEKKTGLSLYGSTLQYHGDLGSEWFKNDKIEFGAGLKLGRYINPGLDLGLDLSYGDMAFSADPPKNAINAFSGFRANVVNIGIPVTLKLNNGWAFKEDAFFAPYLSLAPGIFFASTDRFKINGGAPDNRDLYAFDIHGAAGIRLNFSSSVSAFVQTGQHYILTDQVDGITLKGNINDRYLQHTAGLTFNFGKTIDTDGDGVSDKKDKCPGTPTGVAVDANGCPLDGDGDGVPDYQDKCPTEKGLAALEGCPDRDGDGVRDGDDACPDTPGKAELRGCPDADNDGVIDSADKCPDTPAGVKVDAAGCPIDTDGDGVPDYQDRCPQRPGPASNKGCPEMKVEEKKKLQEATKYIQFEFDKATLKPISFPTLNGLVEILNAYPDYSLGISAHADNKGDDAYNLRLSDARAASARTYMLSKGIPADRIVSHGYGETKPIADNATEAGRAINRRVEFDVYLPGDPNPAETKYGPAPEIPAAPVKAAPVKKAPVKKAPVKKAAPARRK, translated from the coding sequence GTGCTGGGGTTAACGCTGCTAGCCTTCGGGCCACGCGACGGACACAGCCAAAACTCCGAAAAGAAAACCGGGCTTAGCCTCTACGGATCCACCCTGCAGTACCACGGCGACCTGGGTTCCGAGTGGTTCAAGAATGACAAGATTGAGTTCGGCGCGGGCCTCAAGCTGGGCCGCTACATCAACCCCGGCCTCGACCTGGGCCTGGACTTGAGCTACGGCGACATGGCTTTCTCAGCCGATCCGCCCAAGAACGCCATCAATGCTTTCAGCGGCTTCCGGGCCAACGTGGTAAACATTGGCATTCCCGTGACGCTGAAGCTGAATAACGGCTGGGCCTTTAAGGAAGACGCCTTCTTCGCGCCTTACCTGAGCCTGGCTCCCGGCATTTTCTTCGCCAGCACCGACCGGTTTAAAATCAACGGTGGCGCACCCGACAACCGCGACCTTTACGCCTTCGACATTCATGGTGCGGCTGGTATTCGCCTGAACTTCTCCTCCAGCGTGTCGGCTTTCGTGCAAACGGGCCAGCACTACATCCTGACCGACCAGGTGGATGGCATTACGCTGAAGGGCAACATCAATGACCGCTACCTACAGCACACGGCCGGTCTGACCTTCAACTTCGGTAAGACTATCGATACCGACGGCGACGGCGTGAGCGACAAGAAAGACAAGTGCCCTGGCACGCCCACCGGCGTGGCCGTGGACGCCAACGGCTGCCCACTTGATGGCGACGGCGACGGTGTTCCGGATTATCAGGACAAGTGCCCCACCGAGAAAGGCCTGGCCGCTCTGGAAGGCTGCCCCGACCGCGACGGTGATGGTGTGCGCGACGGCGATGACGCCTGCCCCGATACCCCCGGCAAAGCCGAGCTCCGCGGCTGCCCCGACGCTGACAATGACGGCGTAATCGACTCGGCCGATAAGTGCCCCGATACCCCAGCTGGCGTGAAAGTAGATGCTGCCGGTTGCCCCATTGATACCGACGGCGACGGTGTTCCGGATTACCAGGACCGCTGCCCACAACGTCCCGGCCCAGCCTCGAACAAAGGCTGCCCAGAAATGAAGGTTGAGGAGAAGAAGAAGCTCCAGGAAGCCACCAAGTACATCCAGTTCGAATTCGATAAGGCGACCCTGAAGCCGATTTCGTTCCCGACCCTGAATGGCCTGGTTGAAATCCTGAATGCTTATCCCGACTACTCGCTGGGTATTTCGGCCCACGCCGATAACAAAGGCGACGACGCTTACAACCTGCGTCTGTCGGATGCCCGTGCCGCCTCGGCCCGCACCTACATGCTCAGCAAGGGTATCCCTGCCGACCGGATTGTGTCGCACGGCTACGGCGAAACCAAGCCGATTGCCGACAACGCTACCGAAGCTGGCCGTGCCATCAACCGCCGCGTAGAGTTCGATGTATACCTGCCCGGTGACCCGAACCCTGCCGAAACGAAGTATGGTCCTGCCCCCGAGATTCCTGCCGCGCCAGTGAAAGCTGCGCCCGTGAAGAAGGCTCCGGTGAAAAAGGCTCCCGTAAAGAAAGCCGCTCCGGCCCGTCGTAAGTAA
- a CDS encoding OsmC family protein, whose product MPTLTGRSGAEPYFTRITSDTGHELVADEPLDKGGQNQGLTPGELLAASLSACVCITVRMYAQRKQWPLANVEAQVSFDRNEQHMVTRLDCVLQLAGELTDAQRQRLLRVAELCPIHKTLVSAIPISTQLA is encoded by the coding sequence ATGCCCACGCTCACCGGCCGTAGCGGCGCCGAGCCCTACTTCACGCGCATCACCTCCGACACCGGCCACGAGCTGGTAGCCGACGAGCCGCTCGACAAGGGCGGCCAAAATCAGGGGCTTACGCCCGGTGAGCTGTTGGCGGCCTCGCTCAGCGCCTGCGTCTGCATTACGGTGCGCATGTACGCCCAGCGCAAGCAGTGGCCGTTAGCCAACGTAGAGGCCCAGGTTTCCTTTGACCGCAACGAGCAGCACATGGTAACCCGGCTCGACTGCGTGCTGCAGCTGGCTGGAGAGCTTACCGATGCGCAGCGCCAGCGCCTGCTGCGGGTAGCGGAGCTTTGCCCCATTCACAAAACCCTGGTAAGCGCCATTCCCATCAGCACCCAGCTGGCCTAA